DNA from Brevibacterium sp. 'Marine':
GCTCTCGAACGGCGAATTCGACCGCGCGCACGACATGATCACACGTGCGGTGAATCGGCTGCGCGGCACCACCGTGCCCGACACCGGTGAAGACGACCTCACCGAGGATGAGCGCGCCGAACTCAAGGACCGCCAGGACACCCGTCCCCGCTTCGAGGTCCTCATCGTCGACGAGACCACCGAGGGCGGCCGCGATGAGCTGCACACGGATCTGCTCAAACTCCGCAACGCCTCCGACCAGTTCATCTACGACTACGTCATCGTGCCCACCGCCGACGATGCGGTGGCGGCGGCCCTGACGAACCCGAACCTGCTCGCCTGCGTCATCCGTCCCGGATTCACCGACAACACCCGCGAGGTGCTCAGCCGTGACCTGCGCGATTCCATCGAGTTCGCGCACACCTCGACGAAGGAATCGCCGACGGCGCCGATGAGCCCGCTCAATTCGGTGCGCCGGGTGCTGCGGCTGGCCGACACCCTGGCGAATCTGCGACCCGAACTCGACCTCTACCTCATGGCAGGCGCCCATATCGAAAGCCTCGCCGGTGCCCTGACCCACCGGTTCCGTCGCGTCTTCCGCCGCGAGGACCAGTTCGAACTCCATCTGTCCCTGCTGCGCCGCGCCCAGCATCTCTACGACACTCCGTTCTTCGACGCCATCCGAGAGCACGCCCGCCGCCCCGCCGGTGTCTTCCACGCACTGCCCGTCTCCCGCGGCGGCTCCGTCGTCGGGTCGAAGTGGATCGGCGACTTCGTCGACTTCTACGGGCTCAACCTGCTGCTCGCGGAATCCAGCGCCACCTCGGGGGAGTTGGACTCCCTGCTCGCGCCGGTGCACACGCTGAAGAAGGCGCAGTCGCTGGCCGCCCGGGCCTACGGTGCCAAGCGCACCTACTTCGTCACGAACGGCACGTCGACGGCGAACAAGATCGTCCACCAGGCCGTCGTCTCACCCGACGAGGTCGTCATGGTCGACCGCAACTGCCACAAGTCCCACCACCATGCGCTCATGCTCACCGGTGCCCGCACCGCCTACCTCGAGGCGTATCCGCTCAACGACGTCGCCTTCTACGGGGCGGTGCCGCTGAACAGGATCAAGCAGCTGCTGCTCGACTACCGGGCCGCCGGCCGCCTCGACGAGGTGCGGATGATCACCCTGACCAACTGCACCTTCGACGGAATCGTCTACGACCCCTACAAGGTCATGTCCGAATGCCTGGCGATCAAACCCGACCTCGTCTTCCTCTGGGATGAAGCCTGGTTCGCCTTCGCCCGGTTCCACCCGGTCACCCGCAAGCGCACCGCCATGGTCGCCGCGGAGACCCTCGAGGAGAACCTCGCCACCAACGCCCACGCCGCGGCGTACCGGGAGCAGCAGAAGCGCCTGTTCGATCCCGAGACCGGTGCCCCGGCCCCCGATTCGGTGTGGCTGGAGGAGGACCTGCTGCCGCCGCCGGACGCGACGATCCGCGTGTACGCGACGCAGTCGACGCATAAGACGCTGACCGCGCTGCGCCAGGGGTCGATGATCCACGTCTACGATCAGGAGTTCTCCACCGGCGCCGAGGAGGCCTTCCACGAGGCGTACATGACCCACACCTCGACGTCGCCGAACTATCAGATCCTCGCGTCCCTCGACCTCGGTCGCAGGCAGGTGGAGATGGAGGGCTTCGCGCTCGTGCAGAAGCAGCTGGATCTGGCGATGAGCCTGTCCTCGGCGATCGCGCGTCATCCTCTGCTGAAGAAGACGTTCAAGGTGCTCACCGCCGCCGATCTCATCCCCGAGGAATATCGGGTCACCGAACGGACGATGCCATTGCGCGATGGGCTCTCCACGATGTGGGATGCCTGGGTCCGCGACGAGTTCGTCGTCGATCCCAGCCGCATCACCGTCGAGATCTCGGGCACAGGAGTCGACGGGGACACGTTCAAGCACGAACACCTCATGGACCGCTACGGCATCCAGGTGAACAAGACGAGCCGGAACACGGTGCTGTTCATGACGAACATCGGCACCTCACGCTCGGCCGTCGCCTACCTCATCGAGGTGCTCGTCAAACTGGCCGGGAAGTTCAACGACCCGCACGAACTCCATGAACAGGATGCGCTGACCGAACCCGCCGCGGTGATGCCGCCGCTGCCGGACTTCTCGGCCTTCGCCCCCGACTACGCCGCCGAGGTGCCCGCCGACGACCCGTCGAAGCAGCTGCCCGACGGCGACCTGCGCACCGCCTACTATGCGGGTCTGCGTCGCCAGAACATCGAGCACGTGCTGCCGCATGAACTGCGACGCCGGGTCGAGAACGGGGAACATCCGGTCTCGGCCGGATTCGTCACCCCGTACCCGCCCGGGTTTCCGGTGCTCGTGCCCGGACAGGTCATCACCGCCGAGGTGCTCGACTTCATGTCGGCGCTCGACACCCGAGAGATCCACGGCTACGACTCCCGCCAGGGCTACCGCGTCATCCTCAAAGAGGTTCTGGAGAACTGAGCGAGAAAGGCGAGGCGATCGACCGTGCAGACCACCCGTCTCATCCAGACCGTCGAAGCCCACACCGAGGGGCTGCCCGTCCGCGTCGTCACCGGGGGAGTGGGACCATTCCCCCGGTGAGTCCATGGCCGAACGCCGTGAGTGGTTCATCGAGAACTCCGACGATCTGCGGACCTTCCTCATGTGCGAACCGCGCGGCCACGGGTGGCTGTCGGGAGCGATCCTGCAGCCGCCGACCCGTGCCGATGCTGACTGGGGAGTGCTCTTCATCGAGGTCACCGGCGTGCTGCCGATGTGCGGGGCCGGCACGATCGCAGTGGCGACCGTGCTCGTCGAGACGGGAATGGTGCCGGTGACCTCGCCCTTGACGACGGTGCGCCTCGACGCCCCGATCGGGCTCATCACCGCCGAGGTGGTCGTGCGGGACGGTCGCGCCGAGTCGGTGACCATCGTCAATGTCGCCTCGTTTGCGCACGCTCTCGACCAGTCCGTCGAGGTGCCCGGGCGAGGGTCGATCGCCTGCGACATCGGCTTCGGCGGGAACTTCTACGCCTTCGTCTCCGCCGCCGACGTCGGCATCCCGTTCGAACGTGATCGTTCCGAGGACTTCATCGCCGCCGGTCGCGAGATCATGGCCGCCGTCAACGAACAGCTGTCGCCGGTGCATCCGGAGACCGGCTACAGCGGCTGCGAACACGTCGTGTTCCTGACGGAGCCGACACAACCCGGTCCGAGCGGCGAAGTGCCGGATGCCCGGCAAGTTCTCATCAATCACCCCGGCTGGCTCGACCGGTCGCCCGGCGGCACCGGGACAAGCGCGCTCATGGCAATCCGGCACGCCCGTGGGCAGCTGGACCTGAACACAGACTTCGTCAACGAGTGCTTCATCGGCACCTCGTTCACCGGACGCCTCGTCGAGGAGACGAGAGTCGGCGAGCATGTGGCTGTGGTGCCGACGATCACCGGCAGCGCCTGGCTGACCGCGACCTCGCAGTTCATGCTCGACCCCAGCGACCCGTTCCCCGCCGGCTTCACCCTCTGAACCTGCTCGCGTTCGCTGACCGCTCACGTTACCACCGAGCGCGCGCCGTAGAGCTTGATACAGCGACGGTAACGTGAGCGGTCGGCGAGATCGCGGCTATCCCAGCTGGCCGGGATGGAGGACGCGGGAGAGGAAATCCTTCGTCCGCTGCTCGGCCGGGTTGCCGATGACGTCCTTGGCAGGTCCAGCCTCGACGACGACTCCGCCGTCCATGAAGACCACGCGGTCAGCGACCTGCCGGGCGAACTCCATCTCGTGGGTGACGACGACCATCGTCATTCCCGCCTCGGCGAGGTTGCGCATGACCTGGAGGACGTCACCGACGGTCTCCGGATCCAGCGCCGAAGTCGGCTCGTCGAAGAGCATGACATCGGGGTCCATGCTCAGGGCCCGGGCGATCGCGACCCGCTGCTGCTGACCACCGGACAGCGATCCCGGCTTGGCCTCCATCTTCTCGGAGAGCCCGACCTTCGCGAGGTTCGCTTCGGCGACCTTATTCGCCTCGGCCTTCGAACGCCCCAGGACCTTCGTCTGCGCGATCGTGAGGTTCTCACGCACGGTGAGGTGGGCGAAGAGGTTGAAGGACTGGAAGACCATGCCGATGCGGGTGCGGGCGGCGTCGATGTCGAGATCGAGGTCGGTCATGTCCATGCCGTCGACGACGATCGAGCCGCCGGTGGGTGTTTCGAGTGTGTTGATGCAGCGCAGCATCGTCGACTTGCCGGAGCCCGAGGGCCCGATGACGCAGACGACCTCGCCCTTGTCGACGTCGAGGCTGATGTCGGTGAGGACCTGGTTCGTTCCGAAGCTCTTCTGGAGGTTGCGGATGGCGATGATCGGGGTTGTGGTCGCGCGCGCCGAGGCGGTGGGGACATTCATCATTTCACTCCAGAATCTGCGGAACCGTACTTCTTCTCCAACACCCGCGACAGGTACGACAGCGGAACCGTGATGATGAGGTAGCACAGTGCGATGACGATGAAGGGTGTGAGGTTGGCGGTGTTGACGATCTCGGCGCGGCCGAGTGCCGCGAGCTCACGGCCGTCGACCGAGGAGCCGAGGATATAGGCCAGCGACGAATCCTTCGCGAGCAGGATGAGTTCGTTGGTCAGAGGCGGCAGGATGATACGCATCGCCTGTGGCAGAACGATCGTGAACATCGCTCGCGAGGAGGACATGCCGAGAGACCGGGCGGCTTCGATCTGCCCCTTCGGCACCGCCTGGATGCCGGCGCGGATGGTTTCGGCCATGTACGCCGAGGACACGAGGCCGAGAGCGATCATGATGACGACGAGCTGCGGCAGGTTGAATCCGGGAAAGGCCACAGGCATGCCGAATCCCAGAACGAGGAAGACGACGAGGGCCGGGAGTCCGCGGAAGAACTCGATGTAGATCGTCGCGAGCCACCGGTAGACGCCGACCGAGGACAGGCGCATGAGCGCGACGAACAAGGCGATGACAAGGCCGAGAGCGAAGCCGAGGAACGTGTAGATCACGGTGTTCTTCAAGGCCATCGTAATGACGTCGGGGAACATGCCCGTGGCGATGTCGGCCCGTCCGAACGTGTCGATGAGTGTCGGCCAGTCGGCGAAGATCGCAATGAGGATCGCGATGATGACGAGGACGGCGTACTGGATGCCGCGGGAGAGCTTCGCCTTCTGGCGCTTGCTCATCTTCGCTTTCGGGGTGGCGGTGGCGACGGGGACGGCGGGGCCGGTCGGGCGGCCGTCCTCTGACGCGGAGGGAACTGACATGGTTGTCCTTCGAAGACTGTGGCGGGGATGTCCGCCGGGATGCGTGCCGTGAGAGACGGAAGAGACTCAGGCAGGCCGGTCGATTTCAGCCGAACGGGCGGCCCGCTGCAACGACAGATCGCAGCAGGCCGCCCATTCGCAGGCAATCACTTCGGAGCGTCGCCGAACCACTTCTCGTAGATCTTGTCGTACTCGCCGTTGTCCTTGATCTCCTTGATCGTGTCGTCCACGGCCTTCTTCATCTCGGTGTTGCCCTTCTTCATCGAGATGCCGTAATGCTCATCGGTCTTGATATCGAAGCCGATCGCAAAGCCTTTGTTCTCGTTGTTGTAGTTGTACAGCACACCATTGTCATTGATGACGGCATCGACCTGACCGGTCTTGAGCGCTTCGAGCGAGAGCGGCAGATCTTCATATGTGATGACCTCGGAGTCTTTGAAGTGCTCCTCGGCGTAGTCGAGGCCGGTGGTGCCTGACTGTGCACCGACCTTGAAGTCCTTGAGCCCGGCCTCATCCTCCGCGGTTTTGTCATCCTTCGTCAGAATCGCCTGGTTCGCGTCGAAGTACGGCTCGGAGAAGTCCGTGGCTTCTTCACGTTCGGGGGTGATCGTCGTCGCCGCTGCAGCCACGTCACATTTGTTCTGGTTGAATTCCGCACCCGAGGTGATCGTCTCGAACGAGGTGTTGATGATCTCCTGCTCGACACCGAGCTTCTTCGCCACGGCGTCGACGATGTCGACATCGAAGCCGACGACCTCGCCGTCCTTCTCGAACTGGAAGGGCTGGTAGGACAGATGGGTGCAGGTGGTCAGCTTGCCTTCCTTGACCAGGGGCACCCCGCCCTCGGCGGTCGCTGCAGGTTCGGAATCGCCTCCGCCGCAGGCGGACAGGGCGAGCATGGCGCCGACGGCCGCAATGGCCAGACTCGAGCGTCGTTTCATGGTTCCTCCAGGGGATCGGTGACAGGTGAGTCACGTTCGCGGTTCGCTCTGACGTTGAAGTCTGAGCAGTGTCTGCGAGGAATCCTACCGTGAACTGGGTCACACTCATGTCGAATCGATGATCGCCGAGGTGGTTGTGACGAAATCGTAGTGTTGCCGTGTATGCGGGTGACCGGCCTGAGCCGCCGGCCGCGGTCGCGAAAGGGCCCGACCGACGACAACGTCGGTCGGGCCCTCGGGGCGTTGGTCGAGCTCGGCAGCCTCAGCTGAGCTGATCCTCCATGTCGATCTCCGAGGTGTCCTTGGCCAGCCACAGGGCGATGATCGTAAGGATCGCTGCGGCGATGATGTAGAGGCCGCAGTAGACGATCGAACCTCCTTCGGCCTGCCACAGAGCGACCATGGCGAACGGTGCGGGACCGGCCCCGATGACGCTGGACATGTTGTACGAGATCGCCGATCCGGTGTAGCGGACGTTGGCGGGGAAGAGCTCCGGCAGGTACGCGGCCATCGGGCCGAAGGTCAGGCCCATGAGGATGAAGCCGACGATGAGGCCGATGATGACTCCCGGGGTGCCGGCATTGAACAGGGCATTGACGACGAGCCCGTAGGCGGCGATGAGCACGGTCACACCGAGCAGCATCTTCCGCCGACCCAGCTTCTCGGCCAATGGTCCGGAGACGACGGTGAAGATTCCGAAGAAGACGACTCCGATAATGAGATAGGTGAGGAACTCGTTCTTCGTGTACCCCAGCCCCGCGACGAAGCCTGCGGGATCGAAGGAATTCCCTGCCGCCTCGGCGAGGGACTGCGCCTGTTCCGGGGTGGCCGGCGAGGTGCCGTAGGTGAGGGTGAACGCGGTCATGAAGTAGAAGATCACGTAGGTCGCGAGCATGATGAAGGTGCCGAGGATGAGCGGCTTCCAGCTCGTGGCGAAGACCCGTCCGAGCGGGGCCTTCGAGATCTGCTGCTTCTGCGCGACGAGCTGGAACGCCGGGGTCTCCATGAGCGACATGCGCACGTAGAGGCCGACGGCCACGAGCAGTGCCGAGAGCAGGAACGGGATGCGCCAGCCCCAGGCGAGGAACGCCTCGGGGGAGGTCCAGGTGCCGAGTGCGACGAAGAGCAGGTTCGCGATGATGAAGCCGACGGGTGCGCCGAGCTGAGGGAACGTGCCCCAGATGGCGCGCTTGCCCTTCGGGGCATTCTCGGTGGCCAGCAGGGCCGCGCCCGACCATTCGCCGCCGAGGCCGACACCCTGGCAGAAGCGCAGGAGGACGAGGAACAGCGGCGCGAGGACGACCCAGCCCGGGGTGCTGGCGGTCGGGAGCAGGCCGATGAGGAAGGTGCCGATGCCCATGATGAGCAGGGAGGCGATGAGCGTCTTCTTCCGGCCGATGCGGTCACCGAAGTGACCGAAGATGATCGAGCCGAGGGGGCGGGCGACGAAGGCGACGCCGAAGATCGCGAACGAGCTCAGCAGCTGAGTCGTCGATGTCTGGTTGGGGAAGAAGAGAGCCGGGAAGACCAGCGAGGAGGCCGTGGCGTAGGCGTAGAAATCGAAGAACTCGATCGTGGTGCCGACCATCGAGGCGGTCAGGACCTTGCCGCGGGTGTTGTTCTTCCGAGTCGCCGCGATGGCGTCGTCGACTTCGGTTGCCGAGGAGGGATTCTCCGGCTGTGTTTGGGTGGACATGGTGGTGGTGCTCCGCTGTTTCGTGAGTGCAGGCACGGGCGGGTGGTCCGTGCCAATGGAAAAGGCCGTCGGCGCTGTGTCAGGCACAGCGTCGACGGCGACGAATAGACACTACGCCCGTCTCACAAAACGCGATATCCGAGTCTCACTAATTGGGATTACTAGGTGGTCGAAGTGTTCTGGACGACTCAGACCGGCGGTCAGTCCGCGGTCGAGACCTGCGTGATCGTCACTTTCTCCTTGGGCGCTCCATCGCCGGCGCCGGAGTCCGTGCCCTTGGCCGCGATGTCGGCGACGGTCTTCGTGCTCTTCTCGTCCAGCTGTCCGAACACCGTGTAGTCGGGCGGCAGCGAGCTGTCATCGTAGACGACGAAGAACTGGGAGCCGTTCGTATCGGGACCAGAGTTCGCCATGGCCAGAGTCCCTGCCGGGTAGGTCTCGGAACCATCGAGCTCATCCGGGAACGAGTATCCGGGACCGCCCGAGCCGGTACCCGTGGGGTCACCGCACTGGAGGACGAAGATGCCTTCGGTGGTCAGTCGGTGGCAGTCGGTGTCGTCGAAGTACTTCTGCGCGGCCAGCGACAGGAAGCTGTTGACTGTGCACGGTGTGCGGTCGGCATCGAGAGTCACTGCGAGGTCCCCGACGTTCGTTGCGATGGTGGCGTCGACAGTGCCCTTCGCCTCCGGTTCCTCTGCCGGTGCCTCGACCTCCTTCGCGCCGGACTGCGAATCGGCGGGGTACGAGCAGGTGCCCGCTGCGGAGCCGCTGGAATCACCCTCGGAATCAGACGATCCGCATCCGCTCAACAGCAGAAGAGCGAGGACGGCGAAGGCGGCCAGTGTCAGCACAACGGCTGGCTGAGGACGACGGGTCAGGACATGAGAGTGACTCTGTGCGAGGTGATCCATGCGTTCATCGTATCGGCACTTTCACCGAGAAACGGGCGCGGCGTCGAGACACGGGCGTGCGCACGCGTTTCTCGACACGCAGCCCGTTTCTCGGCGCGGCCTGGGACTCAGGTCTCGACGGAGGTGCGGGTGCTCGGGTCGGGGGAGCCGCCTCGGCGCAGGAAGATCGCAACGGAGATGACGACGAGCCCGGACAGGCACAGGCCCACGCCCACCCAAGCCGGTGCACGATAGCCGAGCCCGGCGGTGATGACGATTCCGCCGAGCCACGCGCCGAGGGCATTGGCGAGGTTGAAAGCGGCGTGGTTCATGGCCGCGGACAGGCTCGGGGCGTCATGGGATTCGCGGAACAGCCGCATCTGCAGGGCCGTGGTGATCATGGACCCGGAGATGCCGATGAGGAAGAGGGCGATGATCGCAATCGCGGCGATGTGGGTGAAGGCGCCGAAGGCGGCGAGCACGAGAGCCGAGAGGATCATGCCGCCGGTGGCCGAACGTTCGATGGACTTGTCGACCAGAGGGCCTGCGATCAGCGAACCTGCGGTCATGCCCAGGCCGTAGACGGCGAGCACCCACGGGATCGCGACGCCGGGGACGCCGGCGACGTCGGTCATCGTCGGGGTGATATAGGTGTAGACGGCGAACATGCCGCCGAAGCCGACGGAGCCTGCGACGAGGGTGAGGATGATCTGGACGCGGCCGAGCGCCTTGATCTCGCCTCGGGCCGAGGGAACCTCACCGGCTCCGACACTGACGCGCGGCACGGCGATGACGACCATGATGACGGTGAGCACTCCCAGGCCGGCGACGAGAGCATAGGCGCTGCGCCACCCGAACAGATTGCCCAGGGCCGCGGCGAAGGGCACACCGAAGATGTTCGCGATCGTCAGGCCGAGCATCACCCGCGACATGGCTCGGCCGCGGCGGTTGGCCGGGACGAGGGAGGCGGCGACGACGGCTCCGATGCCCAGATAAGCTCCGTGCGGCAGGCCGGAGACGAAGCGTGCGATGTTGAACAGCCCGGCCGTCGGCGCGAGCATCGAGGCGAGGTTGCCCAGAGCGAAGAGCCCCATCAGGCACAGGAGCAGCAGCTTGCGATCCATGTGTGCTGCGATGGTGGTGATCAGCGGCGCGCCGACGACGACGCCGATGGCGTAGAACGACACCGCATGCCCGGCCTGGGGGACTGTGATGCCCAGCTCCTCGGCGATCATCGGCAGCAGGCCCATGGTCGCGAATTCGGTCACCCCGATGGCGAAGGCGCCGATCGCCAGGGCGAAGACAGCGAACTTGTAGACTCCGCGGGAGACCGGGGCATCACTCATGGGGCTCCTTCAGGGCAGGCGAGATCGGGGAGGCAACCGCACCAGCCTATTGTCGATCGGCGCTGCCCGGTAGTCCTGAGGACGCATTGTGACGATTCGAACAGCCTCAGTCGGCGTTCTCCTCGGCTTCGTATTCGGCCAGGGCCCGAGAGGCGACGGAGAAGGCGGTGTTCGCGCTCGGCACGGAGCAGTAGATCGCCGACTGGAGGAGGACCTCCTTGATCTCGTCGCGGGTGAGCCCGTTGCGCAGCGCGGCCTTGACGTGCATCGCCAATTCGGCTTCGTGGCCTCCGGCGATCATCGCCGTGAGCGTGATCGCCGAGCGCATGCGACGTTCGAGCCCGGGCCGGGTCCAGATCTCTCCCCACGCGTAGCGGGTGATGAGGTCCTGGAAGTCGCTCGTGAAGTCGTCGACCTTCGCGTTCGCGCGGTCGACATGGGCATCGGAGAGCACCTGCCGCCGCACAGTCATTCCGGCTTCACGGACCTCGTCGCGGCTGGCCTCTCGCGGACCGGAGGCGGTGGGCAGGTCGGCCGGCGAATCGCTCGCGGCAGTTGCGCCCGCACCGCCGGTGCCGCCGGCCCCTGCACCGAGGCCCTTGCCTTGCAGGAAGTCGGCGAGCAGGCCCGCGGTCACGACCGGAGCCTCGGCCGGGACGAGATGGGCGGCACCGTCGATGACCTCGAGCAGCGCCCCGGGAACATCACCTGCGATCTCGGCGAGTTTCGTCGCCGGAGTCGGCTGGTCCTGAGAGCCCGCGACGGCCAGCAGGGGACGCGTGATCTCGGGCAGTCGTGCGCGGACATCGAAGTCGGCCAGCGCGTAGCAGAGAGCAGCATAGGAGAAGCGGTCGGCGTCTTGCAGCGAGTGGAGGAGCGCGGCCGAGGCATCCGGTTCCCGGTCCATGAACCCTTCACCGAACCAGCGCTGTGCCGAACCGATGACCTGCGTCGGGGTGCCCGAGGTCGCCACCGTCTGGGCGCGTTCCTCCCACGCTGTCGCCTCACCGATCTTCGCGCCCGTGCAGAAGACGGCGATGCGGCCGAAGCGGTCGCCGTGGTCGAGTGCCAGCTGCAGGGCGGTGGCGCCGCCGATCGAATCTCCGGCGAGGTCGACGGGAGCGCCGGGCGCGGCCACATCGGGAAGGACCCGGTCCAGGGTGGCAAGGACCGCCTCGGCGAGGTCGGACATCGTGATCCGCGGGGCCACCGACGTCCCTGCGGGGACGTCGATCGGAGCCGAGCGACCGTGACCGGGCAGGTCGATGCCGATGACCGTCGTCTCCGGGCTGAGCGCGGTCAGCTCGGTGGCGGCCTGCTGCCACAGGGCGGCCGCGGAGGTGCCCAGCGAGGGCAGGACGACGAGCACCCGGGCGTCGTCAGCGGGGGCGGCGGGGGCGGCAAGAACGGATGCGGTGAGGTCCATGGGTGTCACTTTCTTCGGTCGGTTCTCAAGTCGAAATGCGGGTCTCAGTCGAAGGTCGGCAGGTCGATCTCCTGCGGTCCGGAGCTGTTGATGGTCGCCAGGATGGTGCGGCGGATGTCCTCGGCCTCGCCGAGGTAGGACTCGGGGGTGAAGATCTCCTCGATTCCGTCGTCGTCGCCGATCTCTGCTCGGAGTGCGGCGACGGGGTCGGATCCGGGGGCGATGATGGCTGCGCGGGTGTCTTTGTCGATCCGGTCGCCGAAGACGATGCCGAGCTTCTCCCCGTAGATCCCGGGCGAGGCGGCATCGAGGTTCGCGCGCATGGCCTCGGGGTCGACCTGCAGGCCCGCGATCATCTCGTCGAGGATGATCAGCGAGGAGATCGCCAGGGTCATGAGCTCGGACAGGGCCGGCCATTCGGCATGCCAAGCGCCGTCGGAGCGTTCTTCGACGGCTTCGGCCGCGGCCGTGGTCAGCGTCGACAGCGATCCAGGCACGCGCATTCCGTTGCGGTGGAGCAGCACCGCCGAAGTGGGATTCGACTTGTGCGGCATCGTCGAGGATCCGCCGGTCGACGTCAGGGACAGCTCACCGAT
Protein-coding regions in this window:
- a CDS encoding ornithine decarboxylase, translating into MTGIDSDQATAQEFEPTDLGGGRRHSRAGAPSTPRRAQLERDPGMPASTWRLRSDAWEYLKFAIKRLAVSGGDFSMIAEDGEVWRSLRSLKTIELYWAGFGQRYVEEITDLLSNGEFDRAHDMITRAVNRLRGTTVPDTGEDDLTEDERAELKDRQDTRPRFEVLIVDETTEGGRDELHTDLLKLRNASDQFIYDYVIVPTADDAVAAALTNPNLLACVIRPGFTDNTREVLSRDLRDSIEFAHTSTKESPTAPMSPLNSVRRVLRLADTLANLRPELDLYLMAGAHIESLAGALTHRFRRVFRREDQFELHLSLLRRAQHLYDTPFFDAIREHARRPAGVFHALPVSRGGSVVGSKWIGDFVDFYGLNLLLAESSATSGELDSLLAPVHTLKKAQSLAARAYGAKRTYFVTNGTSTANKIVHQAVVSPDEVVMVDRNCHKSHHHALMLTGARTAYLEAYPLNDVAFYGAVPLNRIKQLLLDYRAAGRLDEVRMITLTNCTFDGIVYDPYKVMSECLAIKPDLVFLWDEAWFAFARFHPVTRKRTAMVAAETLEENLATNAHAAAYREQQKRLFDPETGAPAPDSVWLEEDLLPPPDATIRVYATQSTHKTLTALRQGSMIHVYDQEFSTGAEEAFHEAYMTHTSTSPNYQILASLDLGRRQVEMEGFALVQKQLDLAMSLSSAIARHPLLKKTFKVLTAADLIPEEYRVTERTMPLRDGLSTMWDAWVRDEFVVDPSRITVEISGTGVDGDTFKHEHLMDRYGIQVNKTSRNTVLFMTNIGTSRSAVAYLIEVLVKLAGKFNDPHELHEQDALTEPAAVMPPLPDFSAFAPDYAAEVPADDPSKQLPDGDLRTAYYAGLRRQNIEHVLPHELRRRVENGEHPVSAGFVTPYPPGFPVLVPGQVITAEVLDFMSALDTREIHGYDSRQGYRVILKEVLEN
- a CDS encoding proline racemase family protein translates to MAERREWFIENSDDLRTFLMCEPRGHGWLSGAILQPPTRADADWGVLFIEVTGVLPMCGAGTIAVATVLVETGMVPVTSPLTTVRLDAPIGLITAEVVVRDGRAESVTIVNVASFAHALDQSVEVPGRGSIACDIGFGGNFYAFVSAADVGIPFERDRSEDFIAAGREIMAAVNEQLSPVHPETGYSGCEHVVFLTEPTQPGPSGEVPDARQVLINHPGWLDRSPGGTGTSALMAIRHARGQLDLNTDFVNECFIGTSFTGRLVEETRVGEHVAVVPTITGSAWLTATSQFMLDPSDPFPAGFTL
- a CDS encoding amino acid ABC transporter ATP-binding protein, giving the protein MNVPTASARATTTPIIAIRNLQKSFGTNQVLTDISLDVDKGEVVCVIGPSGSGKSTMLRCINTLETPTGGSIVVDGMDMTDLDLDIDAARTRIGMVFQSFNLFAHLTVRENLTIAQTKVLGRSKAEANKVAEANLAKVGLSEKMEAKPGSLSGGQQQRVAIARALSMDPDVMLFDEPTSALDPETVGDVLQVMRNLAEAGMTMVVVTHEMEFARQVADRVVFMDGGVVVEAGPAKDVIGNPAEQRTKDFLSRVLHPGQLG
- a CDS encoding amino acid ABC transporter permease — protein: MSKRQKAKLSRGIQYAVLVIIAILIAIFADWPTLIDTFGRADIATGMFPDVITMALKNTVIYTFLGFALGLVIALFVALMRLSSVGVYRWLATIYIEFFRGLPALVVFLVLGFGMPVAFPGFNLPQLVVIMIALGLVSSAYMAETIRAGIQAVPKGQIEAARSLGMSSSRAMFTIVLPQAMRIILPPLTNELILLAKDSSLAYILGSSVDGRELAALGRAEIVNTANLTPFIVIALCYLIITVPLSYLSRVLEKKYGSADSGVK
- a CDS encoding basic amino acid ABC transporter substrate-binding protein → MKRRSSLAIAAVGAMLALSACGGGDSEPAATAEGGVPLVKEGKLTTCTHLSYQPFQFEKDGEVVGFDVDIVDAVAKKLGVEQEIINTSFETITSGAEFNQNKCDVAAAATTITPEREEATDFSEPYFDANQAILTKDDKTAEDEAGLKDFKVGAQSGTTGLDYAEEHFKDSEVITYEDLPLSLEALKTGQVDAVINDNGVLYNYNNENKGFAIGFDIKTDEHYGISMKKGNTEMKKAVDDTIKEIKDNGEYDKIYEKWFGDAPK
- a CDS encoding MFS transporter — its product is MSTQTQPENPSSATEVDDAIAATRKNNTRGKVLTASMVGTTIEFFDFYAYATASSLVFPALFFPNQTSTTQLLSSFAIFGVAFVARPLGSIIFGHFGDRIGRKKTLIASLLIMGIGTFLIGLLPTASTPGWVVLAPLFLVLLRFCQGVGLGGEWSGAALLATENAPKGKRAIWGTFPQLGAPVGFIIANLLFVALGTWTSPEAFLAWGWRIPFLLSALLVAVGLYVRMSLMETPAFQLVAQKQQISKAPLGRVFATSWKPLILGTFIMLATYVIFYFMTAFTLTYGTSPATPEQAQSLAEAAGNSFDPAGFVAGLGYTKNEFLTYLIIGVVFFGIFTVVSGPLAEKLGRRKMLLGVTVLIAAYGLVVNALFNAGTPGVIIGLIVGFILMGLTFGPMAAYLPELFPANVRYTGSAISYNMSSVIGAGPAPFAMVALWQAEGGSIVYCGLYIIAAAILTIIALWLAKDTSEIDMEDQLS
- a CDS encoding peptidylprolyl isomerase, whose translation is MDHLAQSHSHVLTRRPQPAVVLTLAAFAVLALLLLSGCGSSDSEGDSSGSAAGTCSYPADSQSGAKEVEAPAEEPEAKGTVDATIATNVGDLAVTLDADRTPCTVNSFLSLAAQKYFDDTDCHRLTTEGIFVLQCGDPTGTGSGGPGYSFPDELDGSETYPAGTLAMANSGPDTNGSQFFVVYDDSSLPPDYTVFGQLDEKSTKTVADIAAKGTDSGAGDGAPKEKVTITQVSTAD
- a CDS encoding MFS transporter, whose protein sequence is MSDAPVSRGVYKFAVFALAIGAFAIGVTEFATMGLLPMIAEELGITVPQAGHAVSFYAIGVVVGAPLITTIAAHMDRKLLLLCLMGLFALGNLASMLAPTAGLFNIARFVSGLPHGAYLGIGAVVAASLVPANRRGRAMSRVMLGLTIANIFGVPFAAALGNLFGWRSAYALVAGLGVLTVIMVVIAVPRVSVGAGEVPSARGEIKALGRVQIILTLVAGSVGFGGMFAVYTYITPTMTDVAGVPGVAIPWVLAVYGLGMTAGSLIAGPLVDKSIERSATGGMILSALVLAAFGAFTHIAAIAIIALFLIGISGSMITTALQMRLFRESHDAPSLSAAMNHAAFNLANALGAWLGGIVITAGLGYRAPAWVGVGLCLSGLVVISVAIFLRRGGSPDPSTRTSVET
- the pcaC gene encoding 4-carboxymuconolactone decarboxylase, which codes for MPTASGPREASRDEVREAGMTVRRQVLSDAHVDRANAKVDDFTSDFQDLITRYAWGEIWTRPGLERRMRSAITLTAMIAGGHEAELAMHVKAALRNGLTRDEIKEVLLQSAIYCSVPSANTAFSVASRALAEYEAEENAD